Proteins found in one Brachypodium distachyon strain Bd21 chromosome 5, Brachypodium_distachyon_v3.0, whole genome shotgun sequence genomic segment:
- the LOC112269271 gene encoding serine/arginine-rich-splicing factor SR34-like isoform X1, which yields MTVYQLHMEQAADVSFSEVHHETIGVLVYYLNSVRCPKHFSFTRGSSCTIGIVEYKDKEGMEDAAQKLHFSEFINQYWRGYINVKQHNGEYSPPYPRAASPSPSPSPSTSPRHDHGYPRHRSKSPRARNGSASRFRLRSNSPSASRSNNQS from the exons ATGACTGTTTATCAGCTCCACATGGAACAAGCAGCGGATGTGTCATTCTCAGAAGTGCATCACGAGACAATTG GGGTGCTTGTCTATTATTTGAACTCGGTGCGATGTCCAAAGCATTTTTCGTTTACACGAGGAAGTTCTT GCACTATAGGAATTGTTGAATATAAAGACAAGGAGGGTATGGAGGATGCT GCACAGAAACTCCATTTCTCTGAGTTTATAAATCAATATTGGCGTGGCTACATAAAT GTAAAGCAGCACAATGGTGAATATAGCCCTCCCTACCCAAGAGCTGCAAGCCCGAGTCCAAGTCCAAGTCCAAGCACAAGCCCAAGGCATGACCATGGCTACCCCAGGCACAGAAG CAAGTCCCCCAGGGCCAGGAATGGTTCAGCTTCAAGGTTCCGATTAAGATCAAACTCTCCTTCGGCATCAAG
- the LOC112269271 gene encoding serine/arginine-rich-splicing factor SR34-like isoform X2, which yields MTVYQLHMEQAADVSFSEVHHETIGTIGIVEYKDKEGMEDAAQKLHFSEFINQYWRGYINVKQHNGEYSPPYPRAASPSPSPSPSTSPRHDHGYPRHRSKSPRARNGSASRFRLRSNSPSASRSNNQS from the exons ATGACTGTTTATCAGCTCCACATGGAACAAGCAGCGGATGTGTCATTCTCAGAAGTGCATCACGAGACAATTG GCACTATAGGAATTGTTGAATATAAAGACAAGGAGGGTATGGAGGATGCT GCACAGAAACTCCATTTCTCTGAGTTTATAAATCAATATTGGCGTGGCTACATAAAT GTAAAGCAGCACAATGGTGAATATAGCCCTCCCTACCCAAGAGCTGCAAGCCCGAGTCCAAGTCCAAGTCCAAGCACAAGCCCAAGGCATGACCATGGCTACCCCAGGCACAGAAG CAAGTCCCCCAGGGCCAGGAATGGTTCAGCTTCAAGGTTCCGATTAAGATCAAACTCTCCTTCGGCATCAAG